Proteins from a single region of Phyllopteryx taeniolatus isolate TA_2022b chromosome 10, UOR_Ptae_1.2, whole genome shotgun sequence:
- the afap1l1a gene encoding actin filament-associated protein 1-like 1 isoform X4, giving the protein MVGLSSTAVEAMELLVSELSALLKLLDKETLTSSTQEKKTSVWNLLQQIQPSVSGTDYIYVNSVVYRNGTSFVESLFEKFDCELGDLKDVTDDLKLEKDTQSETLKQDCGDTSAVHSADSPPPLPTTPPPEEYYEEAVPLSPGAMPEYIITRDNDSDALSSSYESYEEDEEERSPGARLMHQWPSEESSMPPTKDCRICAFLLRKKRFGQWAKQLTVIRENRLQCYKSSKDTCPYVDLLLHQCTVVYAPKDSKRKHHELRFTLPNGDALVLGVQSKEQADGWLRVVREVKSQCTGLEVSTSPVILRKNELDKRLSAEKNNSDSDSVGVSTGENFRENGKVKRGAFAAGRKITRIISFSKKKTSRTAYNDPRQGYLSVLVNQVWQEHWCCVCRGFLHFYHDRGDHQTSLPSLPLHGCEVVPSLGPKHPIAFRIVRASTTLAALEAANSEDLGRWLGVLLAETGSTTDPESLHYDCVDVETIANIRNAARHSFLWATSSGSNTDCRTYDEVPNEDMQSMESCRQQSGNQGKRRSRFSSSDSDKTKPLNSLKRTDSNSNQYGRYGKTRAEEDAKRYLKEKEELERERDGIRNTLSTLRQEKRELKQQLQTASEKRGLLLNQRVSQLEEACRAKEAARVDLELRLSHVKENIKKSLAGGTLGAPVENVPPVKGPRKKNHNLYSDSLPVNCASEMRKRPPSVYASSSGSVMQKAKEWESKKRT; this is encoded by the exons ATGGTCGGACTCTCATCCACCGCTGTGGAGG CAATGGAGCTGTTGGTGAGTGAGCTGAGTGCACTCCTAAAGTTGCTGGATAAGGAGACCCTGACCTCCTCCACCCAGGAGAAGAAGACCTCAGTTTGGAACCTCCTGCAGCAGATACAGCCATCAG TTTCAGGAACAGACTACATCTATGTGAACTCAGTAGTGTACAGGAATGGAACCAGCTTTGTGGAGTCCCTCTTTGAGAAGTTTG acTGCGAACTTGGAGACCTAAAGGATGTTACAGATGATTTGAAGCtagaaaaagacacacaaagtgAGACTTTGAAACAG GACTGTGGAGACACCTCAGCTGTGCATTCAGCAGACTCTCCTCCCCCTCTGCCCACAACTCCTCCCCCAGAGGAGTATTATGAGGAGGCAGTGCCACTCAGTCCGGGTGCAATGCCCGAATACATCATCACAAGAG ATAATGATTCTGACGCTCTGAGTAGCTCTTATGAGTCATATGAGGAAGACGAGGAAGAGAGAAGCCCCGGTGCGCGACTCATGCATCAGTGGCCCTCGGAAGAGAGCTCAATGCCCCCTACCAAGGACTGTCGCATCTGTGCCTTCCTACTGCGCAAGAAACGCTTCGGGCAGTGGGCCAAACAGCTTACTGTCATACGGGAAAATCGattacag TGTTATAAGAGTTCCAAGGATACATGTCCCTACGTGGACCTGCTGCTGCACCAATGCACTGTGGTCTACGCCCCAAAGGACAGCAAGCGGAAGCACCATGAACTCCGGTTCACCTTACCCAACGGAGATGCTCTGGTGCTGGGTGTGCAGAGCAAGGAGCAAGCGGATGGATGGCTCAGG GTTGTCAGAGAGGTGAAGAGTCAGTGCACTGGGCTTGAGGTATCCACGTCCCCCGTCATTCTGAGAAAAAACGAACTTGACAAG AGGTTGTCTGCAGAGAAGAACAATTCAGATTCAGACAGTGTTGGCGTATCAACGGGGGAGAACTTCCGAGAAAATG GTAAAGTGAAGCGTGGAGCCTTTGCTGCAGGTCGAAAGATCACACGCATCATCAGCTTCTCAAAGAAGAAGACTTCTCGGACAGCTTATAACGACCCTCGACAAG GTTATCTGTCAGTGCTAGTCAACCAAGTGTGGCAGGAGCACTGGTGCTGTGTGTGCAGAGGCTTCTTGCACTTCTACCATGACAGAGGCGACCATCAAACCTCTTTGCCCTCCCTCCCACTACATGGCTGTGAGGTGGTGCCAAGCCTGGGACCCAAGCACCCCATTGCCTTCAGAATCGTACGAGCAAGCACCACTCTGGCTGCTCTGGAG GCAGCGAACTCTGAGGATCTCGGAAGATGGCTGGGGGTTCTCTTGGCAGAAACTGGCTCCACAACAGATCCAGAGTCTCTACATTATGACTGCGTAGATGTGGAGACGATCGCTAATATCCGCAATGCTGCACGTCATTCCTTCCT GTGGGCCACGTCGTCCGGAAGCAACACAGACTGCAGAACATATGACGAGgtccctaatgaggacatgcaG TCTATGGAGAGCTGCCGGCAGCAGAGTGGGAATCAAGGGAAGCGGCGCTCCCGTTTCTCCAGCAGTGATTCTGACAAAACCAAGCCGTTAAACTCCCTCAAACGAACAGATTCAA ATTCTAACCAGTATGGAAGGTATGGGAAAACACGAGCAGAGGAGGATGCTAAGCGCTacctgaaagaaaaagaagagctggaaagagagagggatgGGATTCGGAATACGCTCTCGACCCTCCGACAGGAGAAGCGAGAGCTGAAGCAACAGCTGCAAACAGCTTCTG AGAAGAGAGGTCTCCTCTTGAACCAGCGTGTGTCCCAGTTGGAAGAGGCTTGTCGGGCTAAGGAAGCAGCACGAGTAGACCTGGAGTTGCGACTGTCCCATGTCaaagaaaacataaagaaaAGCCTGGCAGGCGGAACCCTGGGTGCACCCGTGGAGAATGTCCCACCTGTCAAG GGGCCCAGAAAGAAAAATCATAATCTCTACAGTGATAGTTTACCAGTAAACTGTGCCTCTGAAATGCGCAAGAGACCTCCCTCGGTGTATGCTTCATCTTCAGGAAGTGTCATGCAAAAGGCTAAG GAATGGGAATCAAagaaaagaacttaa
- the afap1l1a gene encoding actin filament-associated protein 1-like 1 isoform X1 — MVGLSSTAVEAMELLVSELSALLKLLDKETLTSSTQEKKTSVWNLLQQIQPSVSGTDYIYVNSVVYRNGTSFVESLFEKFDCELGDLKDVTDDLKLEKDTQSETLKQDCGDTSAVHSADSPPPLPTTPPPEEYYEEAVPLSPGAMPEYIITRVRPSPPNSIEDGYEDANTNYPTNQINSHRKNSYNDSDALSSSYESYEEDEEERSPGARLMHQWPSEESSMPPTKDCRICAFLLRKKRFGQWAKQLTVIRENRLQCYKSSKDTCPYVDLLLHQCTVVYAPKDSKRKHHELRFTLPNGDALVLGVQSKEQADGWLRVVREVKSQCTGLEVSTSPVILRKNELDKRLSAEKNNSDSDSVGVSTGENFRENGKVKRGAFAAGRKITRIISFSKKKTSRTAYNDPRQGYLSVLVNQVWQEHWCCVCRGFLHFYHDRGDHQTSLPSLPLHGCEVVPSLGPKHPIAFRIVRASTTLAALEAANSEDLGRWLGVLLAETGSTTDPESLHYDCVDVETIANIRNAARHSFLWATSSGSNTDCRTYDEVPNEDMQSMESCRQQSGNQGKRRSRFSSSDSDKTKPLNSLKRTDSNSNQYGRYGKTRAEEDAKRYLKEKEELERERDGIRNTLSTLRQEKRELKQQLQTASEKRGLLLNQRVSQLEEACRAKEAARVDLELRLSHVKENIKKSLAGGTLGAPVENVPPVKGPRKKNHNLYSDSLPVNCASEMRKRPPSVYASSSGSVMQKAKEWESKKRT, encoded by the exons ATGGTCGGACTCTCATCCACCGCTGTGGAGG CAATGGAGCTGTTGGTGAGTGAGCTGAGTGCACTCCTAAAGTTGCTGGATAAGGAGACCCTGACCTCCTCCACCCAGGAGAAGAAGACCTCAGTTTGGAACCTCCTGCAGCAGATACAGCCATCAG TTTCAGGAACAGACTACATCTATGTGAACTCAGTAGTGTACAGGAATGGAACCAGCTTTGTGGAGTCCCTCTTTGAGAAGTTTG acTGCGAACTTGGAGACCTAAAGGATGTTACAGATGATTTGAAGCtagaaaaagacacacaaagtgAGACTTTGAAACAG GACTGTGGAGACACCTCAGCTGTGCATTCAGCAGACTCTCCTCCCCCTCTGCCCACAACTCCTCCCCCAGAGGAGTATTATGAGGAGGCAGTGCCACTCAGTCCGGGTGCAATGCCCGAATACATCATCACAAGAG ttagaCCTAGCCCTCCCAACTCCATAGAGGATGGATATGAAGATGCCAACACCAACTACCCAACTAACCAAATCAACTCCCACCGCAAAAACTCCT ATAATGATTCTGACGCTCTGAGTAGCTCTTATGAGTCATATGAGGAAGACGAGGAAGAGAGAAGCCCCGGTGCGCGACTCATGCATCAGTGGCCCTCGGAAGAGAGCTCAATGCCCCCTACCAAGGACTGTCGCATCTGTGCCTTCCTACTGCGCAAGAAACGCTTCGGGCAGTGGGCCAAACAGCTTACTGTCATACGGGAAAATCGattacag TGTTATAAGAGTTCCAAGGATACATGTCCCTACGTGGACCTGCTGCTGCACCAATGCACTGTGGTCTACGCCCCAAAGGACAGCAAGCGGAAGCACCATGAACTCCGGTTCACCTTACCCAACGGAGATGCTCTGGTGCTGGGTGTGCAGAGCAAGGAGCAAGCGGATGGATGGCTCAGG GTTGTCAGAGAGGTGAAGAGTCAGTGCACTGGGCTTGAGGTATCCACGTCCCCCGTCATTCTGAGAAAAAACGAACTTGACAAG AGGTTGTCTGCAGAGAAGAACAATTCAGATTCAGACAGTGTTGGCGTATCAACGGGGGAGAACTTCCGAGAAAATG GTAAAGTGAAGCGTGGAGCCTTTGCTGCAGGTCGAAAGATCACACGCATCATCAGCTTCTCAAAGAAGAAGACTTCTCGGACAGCTTATAACGACCCTCGACAAG GTTATCTGTCAGTGCTAGTCAACCAAGTGTGGCAGGAGCACTGGTGCTGTGTGTGCAGAGGCTTCTTGCACTTCTACCATGACAGAGGCGACCATCAAACCTCTTTGCCCTCCCTCCCACTACATGGCTGTGAGGTGGTGCCAAGCCTGGGACCCAAGCACCCCATTGCCTTCAGAATCGTACGAGCAAGCACCACTCTGGCTGCTCTGGAG GCAGCGAACTCTGAGGATCTCGGAAGATGGCTGGGGGTTCTCTTGGCAGAAACTGGCTCCACAACAGATCCAGAGTCTCTACATTATGACTGCGTAGATGTGGAGACGATCGCTAATATCCGCAATGCTGCACGTCATTCCTTCCT GTGGGCCACGTCGTCCGGAAGCAACACAGACTGCAGAACATATGACGAGgtccctaatgaggacatgcaG TCTATGGAGAGCTGCCGGCAGCAGAGTGGGAATCAAGGGAAGCGGCGCTCCCGTTTCTCCAGCAGTGATTCTGACAAAACCAAGCCGTTAAACTCCCTCAAACGAACAGATTCAA ATTCTAACCAGTATGGAAGGTATGGGAAAACACGAGCAGAGGAGGATGCTAAGCGCTacctgaaagaaaaagaagagctggaaagagagagggatgGGATTCGGAATACGCTCTCGACCCTCCGACAGGAGAAGCGAGAGCTGAAGCAACAGCTGCAAACAGCTTCTG AGAAGAGAGGTCTCCTCTTGAACCAGCGTGTGTCCCAGTTGGAAGAGGCTTGTCGGGCTAAGGAAGCAGCACGAGTAGACCTGGAGTTGCGACTGTCCCATGTCaaagaaaacataaagaaaAGCCTGGCAGGCGGAACCCTGGGTGCACCCGTGGAGAATGTCCCACCTGTCAAG GGGCCCAGAAAGAAAAATCATAATCTCTACAGTGATAGTTTACCAGTAAACTGTGCCTCTGAAATGCGCAAGAGACCTCCCTCGGTGTATGCTTCATCTTCAGGAAGTGTCATGCAAAAGGCTAAG GAATGGGAATCAAagaaaagaacttaa
- the afap1l1a gene encoding actin filament-associated protein 1-like 1 isoform X2: MSMELLVSELSALLKLLDKETLTSSTQEKKTSVWNLLQQIQPSVSGTDYIYVNSVVYRNGTSFVESLFEKFDCELGDLKDVTDDLKLEKDTQSETLKQDCGDTSAVHSADSPPPLPTTPPPEEYYEEAVPLSPGAMPEYIITRVRPSPPNSIEDGYEDANTNYPTNQINSHRKNSYNDSDALSSSYESYEEDEEERSPGARLMHQWPSEESSMPPTKDCRICAFLLRKKRFGQWAKQLTVIRENRLQCYKSSKDTCPYVDLLLHQCTVVYAPKDSKRKHHELRFTLPNGDALVLGVQSKEQADGWLRVVREVKSQCTGLEVSTSPVILRKNELDKRLSAEKNNSDSDSVGVSTGENFRENGKVKRGAFAAGRKITRIISFSKKKTSRTAYNDPRQGYLSVLVNQVWQEHWCCVCRGFLHFYHDRGDHQTSLPSLPLHGCEVVPSLGPKHPIAFRIVRASTTLAALEAANSEDLGRWLGVLLAETGSTTDPESLHYDCVDVETIANIRNAARHSFLWATSSGSNTDCRTYDEVPNEDMQSMESCRQQSGNQGKRRSRFSSSDSDKTKPLNSLKRTDSNSNQYGRYGKTRAEEDAKRYLKEKEELERERDGIRNTLSTLRQEKRELKQQLQTASEKRGLLLNQRVSQLEEACRAKEAARVDLELRLSHVKENIKKSLAGGTLGAPVENVPPVKGPRKKNHNLYSDSLPVNCASEMRKRPPSVYASSSGSVMQKAKEWESKKRT, translated from the exons CAATGGAGCTGTTGGTGAGTGAGCTGAGTGCACTCCTAAAGTTGCTGGATAAGGAGACCCTGACCTCCTCCACCCAGGAGAAGAAGACCTCAGTTTGGAACCTCCTGCAGCAGATACAGCCATCAG TTTCAGGAACAGACTACATCTATGTGAACTCAGTAGTGTACAGGAATGGAACCAGCTTTGTGGAGTCCCTCTTTGAGAAGTTTG acTGCGAACTTGGAGACCTAAAGGATGTTACAGATGATTTGAAGCtagaaaaagacacacaaagtgAGACTTTGAAACAG GACTGTGGAGACACCTCAGCTGTGCATTCAGCAGACTCTCCTCCCCCTCTGCCCACAACTCCTCCCCCAGAGGAGTATTATGAGGAGGCAGTGCCACTCAGTCCGGGTGCAATGCCCGAATACATCATCACAAGAG ttagaCCTAGCCCTCCCAACTCCATAGAGGATGGATATGAAGATGCCAACACCAACTACCCAACTAACCAAATCAACTCCCACCGCAAAAACTCCT ATAATGATTCTGACGCTCTGAGTAGCTCTTATGAGTCATATGAGGAAGACGAGGAAGAGAGAAGCCCCGGTGCGCGACTCATGCATCAGTGGCCCTCGGAAGAGAGCTCAATGCCCCCTACCAAGGACTGTCGCATCTGTGCCTTCCTACTGCGCAAGAAACGCTTCGGGCAGTGGGCCAAACAGCTTACTGTCATACGGGAAAATCGattacag TGTTATAAGAGTTCCAAGGATACATGTCCCTACGTGGACCTGCTGCTGCACCAATGCACTGTGGTCTACGCCCCAAAGGACAGCAAGCGGAAGCACCATGAACTCCGGTTCACCTTACCCAACGGAGATGCTCTGGTGCTGGGTGTGCAGAGCAAGGAGCAAGCGGATGGATGGCTCAGG GTTGTCAGAGAGGTGAAGAGTCAGTGCACTGGGCTTGAGGTATCCACGTCCCCCGTCATTCTGAGAAAAAACGAACTTGACAAG AGGTTGTCTGCAGAGAAGAACAATTCAGATTCAGACAGTGTTGGCGTATCAACGGGGGAGAACTTCCGAGAAAATG GTAAAGTGAAGCGTGGAGCCTTTGCTGCAGGTCGAAAGATCACACGCATCATCAGCTTCTCAAAGAAGAAGACTTCTCGGACAGCTTATAACGACCCTCGACAAG GTTATCTGTCAGTGCTAGTCAACCAAGTGTGGCAGGAGCACTGGTGCTGTGTGTGCAGAGGCTTCTTGCACTTCTACCATGACAGAGGCGACCATCAAACCTCTTTGCCCTCCCTCCCACTACATGGCTGTGAGGTGGTGCCAAGCCTGGGACCCAAGCACCCCATTGCCTTCAGAATCGTACGAGCAAGCACCACTCTGGCTGCTCTGGAG GCAGCGAACTCTGAGGATCTCGGAAGATGGCTGGGGGTTCTCTTGGCAGAAACTGGCTCCACAACAGATCCAGAGTCTCTACATTATGACTGCGTAGATGTGGAGACGATCGCTAATATCCGCAATGCTGCACGTCATTCCTTCCT GTGGGCCACGTCGTCCGGAAGCAACACAGACTGCAGAACATATGACGAGgtccctaatgaggacatgcaG TCTATGGAGAGCTGCCGGCAGCAGAGTGGGAATCAAGGGAAGCGGCGCTCCCGTTTCTCCAGCAGTGATTCTGACAAAACCAAGCCGTTAAACTCCCTCAAACGAACAGATTCAA ATTCTAACCAGTATGGAAGGTATGGGAAAACACGAGCAGAGGAGGATGCTAAGCGCTacctgaaagaaaaagaagagctggaaagagagagggatgGGATTCGGAATACGCTCTCGACCCTCCGACAGGAGAAGCGAGAGCTGAAGCAACAGCTGCAAACAGCTTCTG AGAAGAGAGGTCTCCTCTTGAACCAGCGTGTGTCCCAGTTGGAAGAGGCTTGTCGGGCTAAGGAAGCAGCACGAGTAGACCTGGAGTTGCGACTGTCCCATGTCaaagaaaacataaagaaaAGCCTGGCAGGCGGAACCCTGGGTGCACCCGTGGAGAATGTCCCACCTGTCAAG GGGCCCAGAAAGAAAAATCATAATCTCTACAGTGATAGTTTACCAGTAAACTGTGCCTCTGAAATGCGCAAGAGACCTCCCTCGGTGTATGCTTCATCTTCAGGAAGTGTCATGCAAAAGGCTAAG GAATGGGAATCAAagaaaagaacttaa
- the afap1l1a gene encoding actin filament-associated protein 1-like 1 isoform X3, producing the protein MELLVSELSALLKLLDKETLTSSTQEKKTSVWNLLQQIQPSVSGTDYIYVNSVVYRNGTSFVESLFEKFDCELGDLKDVTDDLKLEKDTQSETLKQDCGDTSAVHSADSPPPLPTTPPPEEYYEEAVPLSPGAMPEYIITRVRPSPPNSIEDGYEDANTNYPTNQINSHRKNSYNDSDALSSSYESYEEDEEERSPGARLMHQWPSEESSMPPTKDCRICAFLLRKKRFGQWAKQLTVIRENRLQCYKSSKDTCPYVDLLLHQCTVVYAPKDSKRKHHELRFTLPNGDALVLGVQSKEQADGWLRVVREVKSQCTGLEVSTSPVILRKNELDKRLSAEKNNSDSDSVGVSTGENFRENGKVKRGAFAAGRKITRIISFSKKKTSRTAYNDPRQGYLSVLVNQVWQEHWCCVCRGFLHFYHDRGDHQTSLPSLPLHGCEVVPSLGPKHPIAFRIVRASTTLAALEAANSEDLGRWLGVLLAETGSTTDPESLHYDCVDVETIANIRNAARHSFLWATSSGSNTDCRTYDEVPNEDMQSMESCRQQSGNQGKRRSRFSSSDSDKTKPLNSLKRTDSNSNQYGRYGKTRAEEDAKRYLKEKEELERERDGIRNTLSTLRQEKRELKQQLQTASEKRGLLLNQRVSQLEEACRAKEAARVDLELRLSHVKENIKKSLAGGTLGAPVENVPPVKGPRKKNHNLYSDSLPVNCASEMRKRPPSVYASSSGSVMQKAKEWESKKRT; encoded by the exons ATGGAGCTGTTGGTGAGTGAGCTGAGTGCACTCCTAAAGTTGCTGGATAAGGAGACCCTGACCTCCTCCACCCAGGAGAAGAAGACCTCAGTTTGGAACCTCCTGCAGCAGATACAGCCATCAG TTTCAGGAACAGACTACATCTATGTGAACTCAGTAGTGTACAGGAATGGAACCAGCTTTGTGGAGTCCCTCTTTGAGAAGTTTG acTGCGAACTTGGAGACCTAAAGGATGTTACAGATGATTTGAAGCtagaaaaagacacacaaagtgAGACTTTGAAACAG GACTGTGGAGACACCTCAGCTGTGCATTCAGCAGACTCTCCTCCCCCTCTGCCCACAACTCCTCCCCCAGAGGAGTATTATGAGGAGGCAGTGCCACTCAGTCCGGGTGCAATGCCCGAATACATCATCACAAGAG ttagaCCTAGCCCTCCCAACTCCATAGAGGATGGATATGAAGATGCCAACACCAACTACCCAACTAACCAAATCAACTCCCACCGCAAAAACTCCT ATAATGATTCTGACGCTCTGAGTAGCTCTTATGAGTCATATGAGGAAGACGAGGAAGAGAGAAGCCCCGGTGCGCGACTCATGCATCAGTGGCCCTCGGAAGAGAGCTCAATGCCCCCTACCAAGGACTGTCGCATCTGTGCCTTCCTACTGCGCAAGAAACGCTTCGGGCAGTGGGCCAAACAGCTTACTGTCATACGGGAAAATCGattacag TGTTATAAGAGTTCCAAGGATACATGTCCCTACGTGGACCTGCTGCTGCACCAATGCACTGTGGTCTACGCCCCAAAGGACAGCAAGCGGAAGCACCATGAACTCCGGTTCACCTTACCCAACGGAGATGCTCTGGTGCTGGGTGTGCAGAGCAAGGAGCAAGCGGATGGATGGCTCAGG GTTGTCAGAGAGGTGAAGAGTCAGTGCACTGGGCTTGAGGTATCCACGTCCCCCGTCATTCTGAGAAAAAACGAACTTGACAAG AGGTTGTCTGCAGAGAAGAACAATTCAGATTCAGACAGTGTTGGCGTATCAACGGGGGAGAACTTCCGAGAAAATG GTAAAGTGAAGCGTGGAGCCTTTGCTGCAGGTCGAAAGATCACACGCATCATCAGCTTCTCAAAGAAGAAGACTTCTCGGACAGCTTATAACGACCCTCGACAAG GTTATCTGTCAGTGCTAGTCAACCAAGTGTGGCAGGAGCACTGGTGCTGTGTGTGCAGAGGCTTCTTGCACTTCTACCATGACAGAGGCGACCATCAAACCTCTTTGCCCTCCCTCCCACTACATGGCTGTGAGGTGGTGCCAAGCCTGGGACCCAAGCACCCCATTGCCTTCAGAATCGTACGAGCAAGCACCACTCTGGCTGCTCTGGAG GCAGCGAACTCTGAGGATCTCGGAAGATGGCTGGGGGTTCTCTTGGCAGAAACTGGCTCCACAACAGATCCAGAGTCTCTACATTATGACTGCGTAGATGTGGAGACGATCGCTAATATCCGCAATGCTGCACGTCATTCCTTCCT GTGGGCCACGTCGTCCGGAAGCAACACAGACTGCAGAACATATGACGAGgtccctaatgaggacatgcaG TCTATGGAGAGCTGCCGGCAGCAGAGTGGGAATCAAGGGAAGCGGCGCTCCCGTTTCTCCAGCAGTGATTCTGACAAAACCAAGCCGTTAAACTCCCTCAAACGAACAGATTCAA ATTCTAACCAGTATGGAAGGTATGGGAAAACACGAGCAGAGGAGGATGCTAAGCGCTacctgaaagaaaaagaagagctggaaagagagagggatgGGATTCGGAATACGCTCTCGACCCTCCGACAGGAGAAGCGAGAGCTGAAGCAACAGCTGCAAACAGCTTCTG AGAAGAGAGGTCTCCTCTTGAACCAGCGTGTGTCCCAGTTGGAAGAGGCTTGTCGGGCTAAGGAAGCAGCACGAGTAGACCTGGAGTTGCGACTGTCCCATGTCaaagaaaacataaagaaaAGCCTGGCAGGCGGAACCCTGGGTGCACCCGTGGAGAATGTCCCACCTGTCAAG GGGCCCAGAAAGAAAAATCATAATCTCTACAGTGATAGTTTACCAGTAAACTGTGCCTCTGAAATGCGCAAGAGACCTCCCTCGGTGTATGCTTCATCTTCAGGAAGTGTCATGCAAAAGGCTAAG GAATGGGAATCAAagaaaagaacttaa
- the gabrp gene encoding gamma-aminobutyric acid receptor subunit pi, whose product MFVQLPTTLIMCLTFTLGACMFPGHHWGEWNDSQLLPTIQKLMKGYNRYLRPNFNEGPVEIGMSLDIASIDAISEINMDYTATIFLRQRWRDSRLVFPGNESVSVDGRLVSLLWIPDTFIPDSKRSFLHDVTVENRLIRIFSNGTVLYALRITATIACNMDLTKYPMDRQVCTLQLESWGYNLQDVVFYWTRGNDSVKGLDTLRLAQYSVESYYTSVSEAVYETGQYPKLMLHFALHRNVLFFILETYVPSTLLVVLSWVSFWISQSSVPARTCIGVTTVLTMTTLMMGARTSLPNANCFIKAIDVYLGICFTFIFGALLEYACAHFYTMQGQTLEDLHRDLAREFNESSGNGSIPIVSSIQPKKSVKLSSPAEEPTQQSANSDIMTTSEPKEEKTGHVCSLSSLKDASKRAASIFTVENPHNIDRHARTVFPMAFLFINILYWLYYLFL is encoded by the exons ATGTTTGTCCAGCTGCCTACAACACTGATCATGTGCCTGACCTTCACGCTTGG TGCTTGCATGTTCCCCGGACATCACTGGGGGGAATGGAACGACTCCCAGCTCCTGCCAACCATTCAAAAGCTGATGAAAGGATACAACCGCTACCTAAGACCCAATTTCAATG AGGGTCCTGTGGAAATTGGGATGAGTCTCGACATCGCAAGCATCGATGCCATTTCTGAAATCAATATG GACTACACTGCAACTATTTTTCTGCGCCAGCGGTGGCGTGATTCCAGACTGGTGTTCCCAGGGAACGAGAGTGTCAGCGTGGATGGACGCCTGGTTTCACTGCTCTGGATTCCCGACACCTTCATTCCTGACTCAAAGCGCTCCTTCCTGCATGACGTGACGGTGGAAAATCGTCTCATACGCATCTTCAGCAACGGGACGGTTCTCTATGCACTTCG CATCACAGCTACCATCGCCTGCAACATGGACCTCACAAAATACCCCATGGACAGACAGGTGTGCACCCTGCAGTTAGAAAGCT GGGGCTACAACCTGCAGGATGTTGTTTTTTACTGGACCAGAGGGAATGATTCAGTGAAGGGACTGGACACACTGCGGCTGGCTCAGTATAGTGTGGAGAGCTACTACACATCTGTGTCAGAGGCTGTGTACGAGACCG GACAATACCCCAAGCTGATGCTGCATTTTGCACTGCACAGAAACGTGTTGTTCTTTATCTTGGAGACGTATGTTCCCTCGACTCTCTTGGTGGTTCTCTCCTGGGTTTCATTCTGGATCAGCCAGTCCTCTGTACCAGCTAGGACCTGCATTG GTGTTACTACAGTCCTGACAATGACTACTCTTATGATGGGTGCCCGCACCTCCCTGCCAAATGCCAACTGCTTCATTAAGGCCATAGACGTCTACCTGGGCATTTGCTTCACCTTCATCTTTGGTGCTCTGTTGGAGTATGCCTGCGCTCACTTCTATACCATGCAAGGCCAGACCCTAGAGGACTTGCACAGG GATCTCGCGAGAGAGTTCAACGAGTCCAGTGGCAATGGCTCCATCCCCATCGTCAGTTCCATTCAACCGAAGAAATCTGTGAAACTGAGCTCCCCTGCTGAGGAACCCACACAACAGTCAGCAAACAGCGACATAATGACCACCAGTGAACCCAAGGAAGAAAAAACAGGTCATGTCTGCAGCTTGTCATCACTGAAAGATGCTTCAAAGAGGGCAGCATCCATCTTCACTGTGGAAAATCCACACAACATTGATCGTCATGCTCGCACCGTTTTCCCCATGGCATTCCTTTTCATCAATATTCTCTACTGGCTTTATTATCTCTTTCTCTGA